A section of the Rummeliibacillus pycnus genome encodes:
- a CDS encoding acetyl-CoA carboxylase biotin carboxylase subunit has product MFKKVLIANRAEIARRIIRTCNRLGIETVAIYSEADAESLYVREATESYCIGKPPVSQSYLNIDAIIDIAKKSKVEAIHPGYGLLSENATFAKRVEEEGIIFIGPKSEVIEAMGSKLKARKTMAAAGVPIVEGVNEPIADTDEAAKIAQEIGYPVMLKASAGGGGIGMQLVHDEIELRKAFEGNQKRAQSFFGDGTMFIEKYIAEPHHVEVQILADHYGHILPVFERECSIQRRNQKVVEEAPSPFISQETREKMLDAAVNAAKTIGYTNAGTIEFLVDRTQNFYFLEMNTRLQVEHPVTEEISGLDLVEEQLKIANDENLTITRKDLQKNGHAIEVRIYAEHPITFFPSPGKITKLVLPSSDGIRHEVAVESGSVVTPFYDPMIAKLIVWAPTRIEACEKLVDALSNYVIEGIHTNIPMLLEVVKHEQFKNGVTTTKFVEEFYNSENSTISK; this is encoded by the coding sequence ATGTTTAAAAAAGTGCTAATCGCAAATCGTGCCGAGATTGCTAGAAGGATCATACGTACGTGTAATAGATTAGGGATTGAAACAGTAGCAATCTATTCTGAAGCTGATGCAGAGAGTTTGTATGTTAGAGAGGCAACAGAAAGCTACTGTATCGGTAAGCCACCGGTATCTCAAAGTTATTTAAATATAGATGCGATTATCGATATAGCTAAAAAGTCGAAGGTAGAGGCAATTCATCCAGGCTACGGTTTGTTATCTGAAAATGCTACATTCGCAAAACGTGTAGAGGAAGAAGGAATCATTTTTATTGGTCCTAAATCAGAAGTTATTGAAGCTATGGGTAGTAAGTTAAAAGCACGTAAGACAATGGCAGCTGCAGGCGTACCCATTGTAGAAGGTGTCAATGAACCGATTGCAGATACAGATGAAGCAGCAAAAATAGCCCAAGAAATTGGTTATCCTGTCATGTTAAAAGCATCTGCAGGTGGTGGTGGAATTGGCATGCAGCTTGTCCATGATGAAATTGAACTTCGTAAAGCATTTGAGGGAAATCAAAAACGTGCACAAAGCTTTTTTGGTGACGGAACCATGTTTATCGAAAAATATATTGCTGAGCCACATCATGTAGAGGTACAAATTTTGGCAGATCACTATGGTCACATTCTCCCAGTCTTTGAACGAGAATGTTCTATTCAACGTAGAAATCAAAAAGTGGTAGAGGAAGCACCATCACCGTTTATTTCCCAGGAAACACGTGAAAAAATGCTTGATGCAGCAGTGAATGCAGCAAAAACAATTGGTTATACAAATGCAGGAACGATTGAATTTTTAGTTGATCGTACACAAAACTTCTATTTTTTAGAGATGAATACGAGATTACAAGTTGAGCATCCTGTCACAGAAGAAATTTCAGGACTTGATCTAGTAGAAGAACAACTAAAAATTGCAAACGATGAGAATTTAACGATAACTAGAAAAGATCTACAGAAAAATGGTCATGCAATTGAAGTACGAATTTATGCAGAACATCCGATCACATTTTTCCCTTCACCTGGAAAAATCACGAAGTTAGTTTTACCTTCAAGTGATGGTATTCGGCATGAAGTTGCTGTCGAATCAGGAAGCGTAGTTACCCCATTTTATGATCCAATGATTGCAAAACTAATCGTTTGGGCTCCAACCCGCATTGAAGCTTGTGAAAAATTAGTAGACGCACTTTCCAATTATGTCATAGAGGGGATTCACACAAATATTCCTATGTTATTAGAGGTTGTAAAACATGAACAGTTTAAGAATGGAGTAACAACAACAAAATTCGTAGAGGAATTTTATAATTCAGAAAATTCTACGATCAGTAAATAA
- a CDS encoding acetyl-CoA carboxylase biotin carboxyl carrier protein subunit produces MTMVKASMAGTVWKILVSEGDKVEAGQDVVILESMKMEIPIAAEETGTVKQVIAAEGDFINVDDDLVEIE; encoded by the coding sequence ATGACAATGGTAAAAGCAAGTATGGCAGGTACGGTTTGGAAAATATTAGTATCTGAAGGGGATAAAGTTGAAGCTGGCCAAGATGTCGTGATTTTAGAATCGATGAAAATGGAAATTCCCATTGCAGCAGAAGAGACGGGAACGGTAAAACAGGTGATTGCAGCAGAAGGTGATTTCATTAATGTAGATGATGATTTAGTGGAGATCGAATAA